The genomic segment GCGAATGCGCACAGGCTGTCCTTTCAGCGTGCGGTTTAAGTCCGCCAGCGCCTGCTCGATCTGCGGCTGGTATTTGGCAGCGATGGCGTCAATTTCGGTGTTCTTGGCGATGCTCTCCAGCGTGATGTGCGGGACGGTTTCGTAGTGGAAGCCGCCGGCAGGACCACGCGCTGGGTCACGCAGCTCGTAGTAGTCGAATTTCGCCGTCATCAACCGCTGCCGGGCAATGGCAAGCGCGACGCGGGAGGTATCGCAGGTGATCCAGCGCCGGCCCCACTTTTCGGCGCAGTAGGCTGTGGTGCCCGAGCCGCAGGTGGGATCGAAGACGAGGTCGCCCGGGTCGGTGGTCATTAGGATGCAGCGCTCAATAACCTTGGTGTTGGTTTGTACGGCATAAACCTTTTCTCGTGAATACGTGCTTATCACAGTATCATCCCAAACATTGTGTAAGCGTATAAACGAAAAATCTTCCGGATAACGCTTTGTGTATTTCTCGTCTTCGGTCAGACGCTCCGCAGCTCGCAACCTCGCGATCAGCACTAGATCGTCCGTCTTGCGTTCCGCTGACTTGAACCTGCGTCCACCACACTCTGTCCGATCGAAGGTAGCCAACAATTCTTCCTCGTGCCTGTCGCGGTAAAGTGTCCGAACTTTCATTTGATTGCATTCTCGCGCGTACCACAGCAAATAATCAAACAACCTTGGAATGGTCATGGTGTTTTGACTTGCTGCAGTCTGAAACGCCACCACCGCCACGAAATTCTCCCTCCCAAACACCTCATCCAATAGACATCGCACCAGGTGCAGGTTCTCGTCGTTGATCTGCACAAAGATCGAGCCGCTCTCGGCGAGCAGTTCCCGCGCCAAGAGCAGTCGATCGCGCAGGTAGGTGAGGTAAGAATGGATGCCCAGTTTCCAGGTATCGCGGTAGGCTTTGATCTGTTCGGGTTCGTGGGTGAGGTCTTCGTCCTTGTCTTTCACGTCGCGGCGGTCAATGCGCGGCTGGAAGTTGGAGGCGTATTTGATGCCGTAAGGCGGGTCCATGTAGATCATCTGCACCTTGCCCGCCATGCCCTCTTTGACCAAGAGCGAGTTCATCACGAGCAGCGAATCGCCCAAAATCAGGCGGTTTGCCCAGCCGACTTCGTGCTGATAGAACTCGACCTGCTTATCCGCCGGCAGCGGCGTTTCGCCAAAGAGGTCGGGCTGCAACGGCTGTGGTCGGCGCACTGCGTTGAGGATGGCGCGCGTGGAGATGCGCTCGTGGATGTGGAGCGAGACCACATCCACCTCGAAGCTCGTGTGCTCGGCCTTGCCGGTATCCTGGGACGCTCCCAACGATCACCGGCTATGTGCAGCGAGGTACTGCTGGCCCTTATCCGAGATCGCCCAGACGCCGCGTGGGGTATCCTTGCGGAACAGGCCTTCGTGGACGAGCCACAGTCGTGCCCAGTGAGCAGCGTTCTGCCAGCGGATGACCCTTGATCAGAGGGAAGTGGGCGTAGGTCGGCAGGCTTCAGGTATGGCCGCATTTCAGCGTAGACACACTTCAGGACCTCCGACGACCGCGCCTGGCCGCCCAGAGCAACCAACGCCCGCAGGATAGGCAGCCGGAAGGCTTCCTCTGGTGTTCGCTCCCCATGAGATAACGGCTGGTGGACAGAGGCTCTTCTGCGGGATTTGCTATGGAGGCGCTTCCACCGCCGGTGTCTGGCGCGAGTTAGGGCGATAGATTGTTCGAGCTGCCGCCCCATACTCATCAGTATCCGAGCCGCGGCATAGGATCCCTGCTGTGTTGCCTCAGCGGCTGATCGGCGCATGCTCTCCAGTGTCGTTTCCAGAGCGGCAAGCAGTCGGCTGAATCTTCTGCTGTGTTCTGGTATCCCATGATGGCCTATGGTTTGGTGGACACGCCCGCTCTTTCCAACTGTGCCGTCGCTCTGTGGAGCGCGTAATTTCTGCTCAACGTTGTCGTAGATATTCGGCACAACTTACGTAGCGGCATTGCATAGATGATACCTGTAGGGACTTCGTTTGGACGTGGTCTGCTCCTGAGGCAGTTCCGTACGCTGCGTTCTTCAAGAGCCGTCTGCAGGGTGCGAATGCGCAGAATCGCAGAGGCGGGGGGCTGAGAGCTATGGGGCTCTCAGCCGCTGGTGTAGAGGAGACTCGTGTGGATTACGGATGAGCCTCGGTGGCTTACGTATGGGAGGCGACGGCGCTACAGGCTATCTGCTCCAGCTCCTGGAGTGTCAAGGACTTCGGCCGCATGATGGGGGTGCCGAGGATGCGATGGACCAGAATCTGGGCGCAGATTCCCAAGGCACGGGAGACCCCGAACATGACGGTGTAGAACTCAAACTCCTGCAGACCGTAGATGTAGAGTAGCGAGCCGGAGATAGCGTCTACGTTGGGCCATGGGTTCTTCACTTTGCCCTGCCGCTGGAGGACCTGGGGCACGATCCGGAAGAGCTGGTTGACGAGGGTGATCAGCTCATGCTGGAGGCGGTACTGCTCGGCAAACTGCTGGAAGAGGGTGAAGCGAGGGTCAATTACCCGAAGGACTGCGTGGCCGTAGCCCGGGATGACGTGCCCACTGTTGAGCCAGTCCCAGAGATATTGCTCTAAGGCCTCGTCTGAAGGCTGGGAGCCCAGGGTCTGCAGGGTCTGCAGTAGGAAGCGCAGGCATTCCTGGTTTGCTAATCCGTGCAGAGGCCCTGCCAACCCGTTGAGGCCGGCACTGACGGCATAGAAGGGGTCGGAGAGCGCAGAGGCGACGGTGTAGCCGGTCAGGGCGCTGACGTTGCCGCCTTCGTGATCGCTGTGGAGGACGAGGTAGAGGCGCACCAGGTCCCGGAACTGCCCGGTGGGGTCTGGAAGTCCGAGCATGTGGGCGAAGTTAGAGGCCCAGTCCAGCCCGGGGTCGGGTGGGATAGGCTCAGCATTCTGGAAACGGAGCCGGTAGATGCCGGCTGCCAGCGTCGTTATACGTCCCAGGAGCATTAGGCAGTCCTCCAGCAGGGGCTTCCAGAGTTCACCTCGAGGGAGCCCCTCTTCGAAAGCCCGCCGGAAGGCGGATTCCCGCTCCATCGCCAACAGGCCCAAGCTCAGCATCGCCATCGGATGCGAGTCCCGAGGGAGGGCTCGGAGCGCATCCCAGACGTACGTCGGAACAGGGGCCCGTTCGGCCAAGCTCTGCCGCAGAGACTCCCGCTCCTCCTCTGAGGGAAGCTCGCCAGTGCAGAGGAGCCAGAAGATATCCTCTGGCATGCGGTCTGCCAGGTCGGCAATCGGGATATTGCGGATGCGGAGCCCTTCAGTTGGGATGACGAGTGAGGTTTCACAGAGGAGTGCTGGAACCCCGCGCATACCGCCGATGACCTGCTCTACGCGGATGTCCGCGATAGGAGTACTGCCGTAGTCATGGAGCACTGTGCGGAGCTGCTGCTGCCACTGCGGGGCCAATCCTTCCAGCCGCTGCCGTAGAAGGGTGCTCATCGGGCGTTCACGAGAGGCTGTGCGACAACGAAGTGCCGTTGGCAGCAAACTTAGCAAAGTTTACGTCGGACGTGCGCGAAGCTGTATCACGAATTCTCACAGAGGACTGGGTATTGGCGAAAGCTGTAATTTTGCGACGTCAACGGCGCATTCGTCTAGGGGTTAGGACACCGCCCTCTCAAGGCGGAAACGGGGGTTCGAGTCCCCCATGCGCTACCAAATCCAGCCCTGCCCGATGGACCGCACGGTTGCTCCTCCATTTACACTCACCGCCGACGACGGTACGGAGGCCAAGCTGGAGAGCTTTCGGGGACAGTGGGTGCTGTTGCTCTTCTACCCGCGTGACTTCAGTCCTGTCTGTACGGAGCAGCTCTGCCACTACCGAGATGAATGGGAGGCGTTAGAGCTACCAGGGGTGAGGGTGTTCGGCATTAGTCCCGATACTGTGGAGCGTCATCGGGAGTTTCGTCGCCGGTACGCGATACCGTTCCCGCTCCTCGCTGATCCTCAGCAGGAGGTCTTCCGCCGCTACGGGATGGTGACCTTAGGGCTCCTACCGGCACGCGGTGTCGTAGTTGTGGATCCCGAGGGGATCGTGCGCTATCGGTGGAAGAGCTCATTAGGGCTGCGGTACCCGAAGGCAAGAGAGCTACGAAGTCTTCTTCTGCGACTCCAAGAGGGAGGGGCACCTCGGAAATGAGCCAAGGGGCGGTGCCAGGAGAATGGCTACAGCAGCCCTGCAAGACCGGCGAGAGGCACTCCTGAGGCACGAAGAGCTAGAGTGGTTGCGCGAGCGGGCTTCGGAGTGGGCAGAGGCAGAGATAGTGCCTGAGGAGGTTGTGGAGTGGCTCGTGCGGCGGCGAATTTTCAAGCTCTTCGTCCCAAAGGCCTTCGGTGGCAGGGAGGAGAGTCTGAGCAGTGCAGTCCGGCTCTACGAGGCCCTGGCGGAAGTGGATGGCAGCGTGGCGTGGTTGGTGCAGATTGGTGCCGGTGGGGGATTCTTCGTGCCATCGTTTGCGCCGGAGGTAGCCCAACAGTTCTTTTCAGCCGATAGTGCGGTGATCGCTGGTTCGGGAACCGTTGGTGGGGTAGCCCGTCGGGTGCGGGGAGGGTACCGAGTGTCAGGGCATTGGCGGTATGCTAGTGGAGCTCAGTACGCAACGCTCTTCACGGCAAACGCAAGGGTCCAGGAGACCGGTGCCGTGCGGGCGTTTGCGTGGCTACCGGAGCAGGTACGGCTGGAGCGAGATTGGCGCGCGCTCGGCATGCGGGCAACCTCAAGCTGGAGCTTCACCGTGGACGATGTCTTCGTGCCAGAGGGGTGGAGCTTCGTCGTGGGGCAGAAGCTCTGGGAACCGGGGCTGCCAGTGTATGACCTTCCCTTCGGCTTCTTCGCTACCGCTTCGATTGGAGCAGTAGCACTGGGGCTTGCCCGAGCCTTCTTCCGGGAGCTGGAAGCGTTGGAACACCCTGCGGCCATTCGGGCTCTGCTCCCTCGCTGGCGGGAGCTGCTGGAGTACGCTCGGTATGTGTTCCACACAACGGTAGAGTGGGCGGAAGAGGGCGTGGTAGCAGGGAGACTGAGTCTAGAGCAGGGGCAGCGTGGTGAGTGGATACTTCGGGAGGCCGTCTGGATGGTCAGGCAGTGTGTGCTCGAGGCGCTGCCGGCGGCTGGGATGGCGGCGATTCTGGAGGGGACCGCGATTGGACGGGTAGCACGGGATCTCCTCACGGTAGCTCAGCACCACGCGTTGTGGCGGCCGGAGTGGAGGCCTGAGGTAGTATGAGGTGGGCTGAAAGGGCAGCGTCATCCGCACTCTTTCGCCTGTTAGGTCGCCGCCTATTTCGAGCAGCGGGGGGCGGCTTCTTTCGCTTCTCTCGCGTCGTTGCCTTCGGTAGCGTCTTCCTGGGGAGCATGGCGCTCATGCTGGCCCTCGCCATCCTGGAGGGCTTCCAGCGGACGCTCTACGAGCAATCGCTGCGGTTTACGTGGCACGTCCAAGTGCGGACGTTCGGCGGACACCTATTCTTCTACGAGCCGGTGGTGGAGCGATTGCAGCAGGAGTTTCCAGGTGCTACGGTTGCCGCAGTGCGGGAGCAGGAGGCGTTGTTACGCACAGCAGTCGGTGTTGAAGGAGTAGTGTTGCGAGCACTGAGCTTGGCACCAAGTCGGGTGCCAGTGGGATTCCAGATTGTGGACGGCCGTGGGGACTTCAGCTCTGACACGGCTTCCGAAGTGCTGGTCGGGCAAGCCCTGGCCCGTCGGCTGGAGCTGGTTCCAGGAGATACGGTGCTCGTCATCACTGCACAACGCCAAGGGGGCAATGTCCTGCCGCTGCTGAAACGGCTCAGAGTTGTCGGAGTCTACCGCAGCGGGTTGACGAAGTACGAGGAATTGTATGCCTACCTCCCCTTCGGACGGGCAGGCCGGTTATGGGAGGTGCCAGAACTAGCTGCAACAGGGGTTGATCTCCTGCTTCCGACTGCGGAGGCGATCCGTGAAGCTCCGCAGCGCATTGAGCAGCTTTTAGGGGTTCCGTTCTATGCCCTCAGCCTCTACGAGCTCCACCAGCCGCTCTTCGCCTGGATTGAGCTGCAGCGTGTCCCTATCCCGTTGGTGCTGGGGCTGATGACGCTGGTGGCGGTCTTCAACGTGCTCACCTTCTTGGTGCTCTTGGTTGTAGAGAAGGCCAGGAGCTTTGCTATCCTCCAAGTGTTAGGACTGTCGCCACGGCAGATTCGGTGGTTCTTGTTGCGGCAGGGGACGGGGCTGAGCTTTGCGGGGGCTGCTGCTGGATGTGCAGTAGCAGGGGCATTTGCGTGGGTGCAGACCCAGTGGGGAATCATTCGGTTGGAGGGAGCGCTGTACTACTTAGACACGCTGCCGATAGCGGTTCTCTGGTGGCA from the Candidatus Kapaibacterium sp. genome contains:
- a CDS encoding acyl-CoA dehydrogenase family protein codes for the protein MATAALQDRREALLRHEELEWLRERASEWAEAEIVPEEVVEWLVRRRIFKLFVPKAFGGREESLSSAVRLYEALAEVDGSVAWLVQIGAGGGFFVPSFAPEVAQQFFSADSAVIAGSGTVGGVARRVRGGYRVSGHWRYASGAQYATLFTANARVQETGAVRAFAWLPEQVRLERDWRALGMRATSSWSFTVDDVFVPEGWSFVVGQKLWEPGLPVYDLPFGFFATASIGAVALGLARAFFRELEALEHPAAIRALLPRWRELLEYARYVFHTTVEWAEEGVVAGRLSLEQGQRGEWILREAVWMVRQCVLEALPAAGMAAILEGTAIGRVARDLLTVAQHHALWRPEWRPEVV
- a CDS encoding citrate (Si)-synthase, translated to MSTLLRQRLEGLAPQWQQQLRTVLHDYGSTPIADIRVEQVIGGMRGVPALLCETSLVIPTEGLRIRNIPIADLADRMPEDIFWLLCTGELPSEEERESLRQSLAERAPVPTYVWDALRALPRDSHPMAMLSLGLLAMERESAFRRAFEEGLPRGELWKPLLEDCLMLLGRITTLAAGIYRLRFQNAEPIPPDPGLDWASNFAHMLGLPDPTGQFRDLVRLYLVLHSDHEGGNVSALTGYTVASALSDPFYAVSAGLNGLAGPLHGLANQECLRFLLQTLQTLGSQPSDEALEQYLWDWLNSGHVIPGYGHAVLRVIDPRFTLFQQFAEQYRLQHELITLVNQLFRIVPQVLQRQGKVKNPWPNVDAISGSLLYIYGLQEFEFYTVMFGVSRALGICAQILVHRILGTPIMRPKSLTLQELEQIACSAVASHT
- a CDS encoding peroxiredoxin yields the protein MDRTVAPPFTLTADDGTEAKLESFRGQWVLLLFYPRDFSPVCTEQLCHYRDEWEALELPGVRVFGISPDTVERHREFRRRYAIPFPLLADPQQEVFRRYGMVTLGLLPARGVVVVDPEGIVRYRWKSSLGLRYPKARELRSLLLRLQEGGAPRK
- a CDS encoding ABC transporter permease, translating into MRWAERAASSALFRLLGRRLFRAAGGGFFRFSRVVAFGSVFLGSMALMLALAILEGFQRTLYEQSLRFTWHVQVRTFGGHLFFYEPVVERLQQEFPGATVAAVREQEALLRTAVGVEGVVLRALSLAPSRVPVGFQIVDGRGDFSSDTASEVLVGQALARRLELVPGDTVLVITAQRQGGNVLPLLKRLRVVGVYRSGLTKYEELYAYLPFGRAGRLWEVPELAATGVDLLLPTAEAIREAPQRIEQLLGVPFYALSLYELHQPLFAWIELQRVPIPLVLGLMTLVAVFNVLTFLVLLVVEKARSFAILQVLGLSPRQIRWFLLRQGTGLSFAGAAAGCAVAGAFAWVQTQWGIIRLEGALYYLDTLPIAVLWWQPVVVIAAAVGLAVLASVVPSAVARRLPVVALLHFR